A region from the Variovorax sp. RKNM96 genome encodes:
- the ompA gene encoding outer membrane protein OmpA: MKKLNKVAMMFAVAALATAAGAQTRVTAADGGPTIDNWQNGTGELVWKNGTNELCWRDANWTPATAAAGCDGALVPAVAVPPTPGVTPPPAGTPPAVAASKVTFAADAFFDFDKSVLKPEGRAKLTDLVEKIRGVNLEVIIAVGHTDSIGTDAYNQRLSVRRAEAVKAFLVSKGIERNRVYTEGKGEKQPVADNRTKEGRAKNRRVEIEVVGTRAN, from the coding sequence ATGAAGAAACTGAATAAAGTGGCGATGATGTTTGCAGTCGCTGCGCTCGCCACTGCCGCCGGCGCGCAGACCCGTGTCACCGCTGCGGACGGCGGTCCTACGATCGACAACTGGCAAAACGGCACCGGCGAACTCGTCTGGAAGAACGGTACGAACGAACTGTGCTGGCGCGATGCCAACTGGACGCCGGCTACCGCCGCCGCCGGTTGCGACGGCGCTCTGGTTCCCGCAGTTGCTGTTCCCCCCACCCCTGGCGTGACGCCTCCTCCCGCTGGCACGCCGCCGGCCGTCGCTGCCTCGAAGGTGACCTTCGCTGCCGACGCATTCTTCGACTTCGACAAGTCGGTTCTGAAGCCTGAAGGTCGCGCCAAGCTGACCGACTTGGTCGAGAAGATCCGTGGTGTCAACCTCGAAGTGATCATCGCTGTGGGCCACACCGACTCGATCGGTACGGACGCCTACAACCAGCGTCTGTCGGTGCGTCGCGCCGAAGCCGTCAAGGCCTTCCTGGTCTCGAAGGGCATCGAACGCAACCGCGTCTACACCGAAGGCAAGGGCGAGAAGCAGCCAGTGGCTGACAACCGCACCAAGGAAGGCCGCGCCAAGAACCGTCGCGTGGAAATCGAAGTGGTCGGCACCCGCGCCAACTAA
- the ubiG gene encoding bifunctional 2-polyprenyl-6-hydroxyphenol methylase/3-demethylubiquinol 3-O-methyltransferase UbiG codes for MTENVNADPAELAKFSELAHRWWDLESEFRPLHEINPLRLEWIDGIAPISQRRVLDIGCGGGILADSMARKGADVLGIDLAGKALKVAQLHALEAGTRGVKYREISAEALAAEQPGSFDVVTCMEMLEHVPKPASVIQACATLVKPGGWVFFSTINRNLKSFALAIVGAEYILGMLPRGTHEYAKLIRPSELAAYCRAAGLDLRHTRGMEHNPLTRRYWLSGDTSVNYMFATQRPALPGSQV; via the coding sequence ATGACAGAAAATGTGAATGCCGACCCGGCGGAACTCGCCAAGTTTTCAGAACTTGCGCATCGGTGGTGGGATTTGGAAAGCGAATTCCGCCCGCTGCACGAAATCAATCCATTGCGCCTGGAATGGATTGACGGTATTGCGCCAATTTCGCAGCGCCGCGTGCTCGATATCGGGTGTGGCGGCGGAATCCTGGCCGATTCGATGGCCCGAAAGGGCGCCGACGTGCTGGGCATCGACTTGGCGGGCAAGGCGCTCAAGGTCGCCCAGCTTCATGCGCTCGAAGCCGGCACGCGTGGCGTCAAGTACCGCGAGATCAGCGCCGAAGCACTCGCCGCCGAACAGCCGGGCAGCTTCGACGTCGTCACCTGCATGGAAATGCTGGAGCATGTGCCGAAGCCGGCCTCGGTGATTCAGGCCTGTGCCACGCTGGTCAAGCCTGGTGGGTGGGTGTTCTTTTCGACCATCAACCGCAACCTGAAGTCCTTTGCGCTGGCGATCGTCGGCGCGGAATACATCCTCGGGATGCTGCCGCGCGGCACCCATGAGTACGCGAAGCTGATACGCCCGAGCGAGCTCGCGGCCTACTGTCGCGCAGCGGGGCTCGACCTGCGGCACACCCGCGGCATGGAGCACAACCCCCTGACCCGCCGCTATTGGCTCAGCGGCGATACCAGCGTCAACTACATGTTCGCGACACAGAGGCCTGCGCTGCCGGGCTCGCAGGTATGA
- the gyrA gene encoding DNA gyrase subunit A → MTSFAKETLPISLEEEMRSSYLDYAMSVIVGRALPDARDGLKPVHRRVLFAMHELNNDWNRPYKKSARIVGDVIGKYHPHGDQSVYDTIVRLAQDFSMRHMLVDGQGNFGSVDGDNAAAMRYTEIRLAKIAHEMLADIDKETVDFQDNYDGSEKEPKVLPSQLPNLLVNGSGGIAVGMATNIPPHNLNEVVDACLHLLRNPEASIDELMEIVPAPDFPTAGIIYGINGVKDGYRTGRGKVVMRAKCHFEDIDRGQRQAIIVDELPYQVNKKTLQERMAELVHEKKIEGISHIQDESDKSGMRLVIELKRGEVPEVVLNNLYKQTQLQDTFGINMVALVDGQPKLCNLKDLIQVFLQHRREVVTRRTVFTLRKARERGHVLEGLAVALANIDEFIRIIRESPTPPVAKAELMTRSWDSKLVREMLTRSRADGGVINADDYRPEGLEREFGMGSDGLYRLSDTQAQEILQMRLQRLTGLEQDKIVAEYKDVMAEIDDLLDILAKPERVSVIIGDELGTIKQEFGQSKLGARRSLVEHSAFDLSTEDLITPTDMVVTLSHSGYIKSQPLGEYRAQKRGGRGKQATATKEDDWIDQLFIANTHDYILCFSNRGRLYWLKVWEVPAGSRGSRGRPIVNMFPLQEGEKINVALALTGEKRNFPADQYVFMATSMGTVKKTALDEFNNPRKGGIIAVNLDEGDYLIGAALTDGKHDVMLFSDGGKAVRFAEDDVRPLGRNARGVRGMSLDPGQGVIAMLVAEDEQQSVLTATENGYGKRTSITEYTRHGRGTKGMIAIQQSERNGKVVAATLVHADDEIMLITDKGVLVRTRVAEIRELGRATQGVTLIGLDEGAKLSGLQRIVENDANGESEPDADDTSTSSTENPQ, encoded by the coding sequence ATGACATCCTTCGCCAAAGAAACCCTGCCCATCAGTCTCGAAGAGGAAATGCGCAGCAGCTATCTCGATTACGCCATGAGCGTGATCGTGGGCCGGGCGCTCCCCGATGCACGCGACGGCCTCAAGCCGGTGCATCGACGCGTGCTCTTCGCCATGCACGAGCTCAACAACGACTGGAACCGGCCGTACAAGAAGTCGGCCCGTATCGTCGGCGACGTGATCGGTAAATACCACCCGCACGGCGATCAATCGGTCTACGACACCATCGTGCGATTGGCGCAGGATTTCTCCATGCGCCACATGCTGGTCGACGGCCAGGGCAACTTCGGCTCCGTGGATGGAGACAACGCAGCCGCAATGCGTTATACGGAAATCCGGCTGGCCAAAATTGCGCATGAAATGCTGGCCGATATCGACAAGGAAACTGTCGACTTTCAGGACAATTACGACGGCTCCGAAAAAGAACCGAAAGTTTTGCCAAGCCAGCTACCGAATTTGCTGGTCAATGGCTCGGGCGGTATTGCGGTCGGCATGGCCACCAATATCCCACCGCACAACTTGAATGAGGTCGTCGACGCCTGCCTGCACCTGCTGCGCAACCCCGAGGCCAGCATCGACGAGCTGATGGAAATCGTGCCGGCGCCCGACTTCCCCACCGCCGGCATCATCTACGGCATCAACGGTGTGAAGGATGGCTACCGCACCGGCCGCGGCAAGGTCGTGATGCGCGCCAAGTGCCACTTCGAGGACATCGACCGCGGCCAGCGCCAGGCGATCATCGTCGACGAGCTCCCCTACCAGGTCAACAAGAAGACGCTGCAGGAGCGCATGGCCGAGCTGGTGCACGAGAAGAAGATCGAAGGCATCAGCCACATCCAGGACGAGTCCGACAAGTCGGGCATGCGCCTGGTGATCGAGCTCAAGCGCGGCGAAGTCCCCGAGGTCGTGCTGAACAACCTGTACAAGCAGACGCAGTTGCAGGACACCTTCGGCATCAACATGGTGGCGCTGGTCGACGGCCAGCCCAAGCTGTGCAACCTGAAGGACCTGATCCAGGTCTTCCTGCAGCACCGCCGCGAAGTGGTCACGCGCCGCACCGTCTTCACGCTGCGCAAGGCTCGCGAGCGCGGCCACGTGCTCGAGGGCCTGGCGGTGGCGCTGGCCAACATCGACGAGTTCATCCGGATCATCCGCGAATCGCCGACGCCGCCGGTCGCCAAGGCCGAGTTGATGACCCGCAGCTGGGACAGCAAGCTGGTGCGCGAGATGCTCACGCGGTCGCGCGCCGATGGCGGCGTGATCAACGCCGACGACTACCGTCCCGAAGGCCTCGAGCGCGAGTTCGGCATGGGTTCGGACGGCCTCTATCGCCTCTCGGACACGCAGGCGCAAGAAATCCTGCAGATGCGCCTGCAGCGCCTGACCGGCCTCGAGCAGGACAAGATCGTTGCCGAGTACAAGGACGTGATGGCCGAGATCGACGACCTGCTCGACATCCTGGCCAAGCCCGAACGCGTGTCGGTCATCATCGGCGACGAGCTGGGCACCATCAAGCAGGAGTTCGGCCAGAGCAAGCTCGGCGCACGCCGCAGCCTGGTCGAGCACAGCGCGTTCGATCTCTCCACCGAAGACCTGATCACCCCGACCGACATGGTGGTCACGCTCTCGCACAGCGGCTACATCAAGAGCCAGCCGCTGGGCGAATACCGCGCGCAAAAGCGCGGCGGCCGCGGCAAGCAGGCGACCGCAACGAAGGAAGACGACTGGATCGACCAGCTCTTCATCGCCAACACGCACGACTACATCCTGTGCTTCTCCAACCGCGGCCGGCTCTACTGGCTCAAGGTGTGGGAAGTGCCGGCGGGTTCGCGCGGTTCGCGCGGCCGGCCGATCGTCAACATGTTCCCGCTGCAGGAAGGCGAGAAGATCAACGTCGCGCTCGCGCTCACCGGCGAGAAGCGCAACTTCCCGGCCGACCAGTACGTGTTCATGGCGACCTCGATGGGCACCGTCAAGAAGACCGCGCTCGACGAATTCAACAACCCGCGCAAGGGCGGCATCATTGCCGTGAACCTCGACGAGGGCGACTACCTGATCGGCGCTGCGCTCACCGACGGCAAGCACGACGTGATGCTCTTCAGCGACGGCGGCAAGGCCGTGCGCTTCGCCGAAGATGACGTCCGACCGCTGGGCCGCAATGCGCGCGGCGTGCGCGGCATGTCGCTCGACCCGGGACAGGGCGTGATCGCCATGCTGGTGGCCGAGGACGAGCAGCAAAGCGTGCTCACCGCCACGGAAAATGGTTACGGAAAGCGAACAAGCATTACGGAATACACGCGCCATGGCCGCGGAACCAAAGGCATGATCGCGATTCAACAGAGTGAGCGCAACGGCAAGGTCGTTGCCGCCACCCTCGTGCATGCGGACGATGAGATCATGCTCATCACCGACAAGGGCGTGCTTGTGCGCACCCGGGTTGCCGAAATTCGTGAACTGGGTCGCGCGACGCAAGGCGTCACGCTGATCGGGCTTGACGAAGGCGCCAAACTCAGCGGGCTACAACGTATCGTCGAGAACGACGCGAACGGCGAAAGCGAGCCGGACGCAGACGATACTTCCACATCTTCAACGGAGAATCCTCAGTGA